One Lutzomyia longipalpis isolate SR_M1_2022 chromosome 4, ASM2433408v1 DNA segment encodes these proteins:
- the LOC129795015 gene encoding bestrophin-2-like, whose protein sequence is MTITYTAEVATCRGFGCFLKLLLRWRGSIYKLVWLDLVTFLSIYYTFNIIYRFVLDEEQKNYFEGLVIYFNSYTNLIPLSFVLGFYVSMVMTRWWDQYLTIPLPFSISVLVSANIHGQDEGGRLMRRTIVRYVCLCITMVFINIAPRVKRRFPTLQQLVEAGLLTDNERAIIANMNERFPRTSKHWMPIVWAASIVTRARKEGRIRDDFAVKSMIDELNKVRLKCGNLGEYDTISIPLVYTQVVTIAVYSYCFATIMGSQWRDYDDEINGFSIPLNFPFFATLQFFFYMGWLKVAEVLINPFGEDDEDFEVNWMVDRNLQETYMIVDLMHDEHPELVKDQYWDQVFPSELPYTEETKEFREQPPKSSTADIEVQKTPSKTSVDNKTIDDNADKNQLGAHNESTTSDPDSVNLENIVTLALKRYFSREDSQSSKEEAPKTDLDEILTALTSSDRHPPTTSSADNNLNKSRSENKDDSTKEGCSKQEDTKMAEQNGDDEFEKLRLEREKERQERKKQQQITLESLNIPQGSMDVDALLEQLVTNITEQVNQRL, encoded by the exons ATGACCATCACGTATACAGCAGAGGTTGCCACATGCAGAGGATTCGGATGCTTCCTCAAGCTCCTGCTAAG aTGGCGCGGAAGCATCTACAAACTAGTATGGCTAGATTTGGTTACATTTCTCTCCATTTATTACACATTTAATATTATCTATCGCTTTGTCTTGGATGAAGAGCAAAAGAA ttactTTGAAGGCTTGGTCATTTACTTCAACTCCTACACAAATCTCATTCCTCTCTCCTTCGTTCTGGGCTTCTACGTCTCAATGGTGATGACACGATGGTGGGATCAGTACCTAACAATTCCTCTACCCTTTTCCATCTCTGTGCTTGTTAGTGCAAATATTCACGGACAG GATGAAGGAGGACGTTTAATGAGACGAACTATAGTCCGGTACGTTTGCCTCTGCATTACAATGGTTTTCATAAATATCGCTCCGCGTGTGAAGAGGCGCTTTCCAACGCTCCAGCAACTCGTAGAGGCTGGGCTCCTCACGGATAACGAACGTGCAATAATAGCAAACATGAATGAACGTTTTCCGCGTACTTCAAAGCACTGGATGCCAATAGTTTGGGCAGCAAGTATCGTGACGCGTGCCCGGAAAGAAGGAAGAATACGTGATGACTTTGCCGTAAAGTCAATGAttgatgaattaaataaagtcCGCCTAAAATGCGGGAATCTTGGTGAATACGACACCATCAGTATACCTCTCGTGTACACGCAAGTAGTCACCATAGCTGTCTATTCGTACTGCTTTGCAACCATTATGGGTAGTCAGTGGCGTGACTATGATGACGAAATTAATGGCTTCTCAATTCCACTGAATTTCCCCTTTTTCGCAACCCTCCAATTCTTCTTCTACATGGGATGGCTGAAAGTGGCTGAAGTCCTCATTAATCCCTTTGGGGAGGATGATGAGGACTTCGAAGTGAACTGGATGGTGGATCGGAATCTCCAGGAAACATACATGATTGTCGATTTGATGCACGATGAACATCCCGAGCTGGTTAAGGATCAATACTGGGATCAAGTCTTCCCTAGCGAACTACCTTACACAGAGGAAACAAAAGAATTCCGCGAACAACCACCGAAATCATCAACTGCTGACATTGAAGTCCAGAAAACACCTTCGAAGACTTCAGTGGACAATAAAACG ATCGATGACAACGCGGATAAAAACCAATTAGGAGCACACAATGAATCCACAACGAGCGATCCCGACTCTGTGAATCTTGAGAATATAGTCACTTTAGCCCTAAAGCGTTACTTCAGCCGGGAAGATAGCCAATCGAGTAAGGAAGAAGCGCCTAAAACGGACCTTGATGAAATTCTCACAGCTTTAACATCCTCTGATCGGCATCCTCCCACCACGTCTTCAGCAGACAATAACCTCAACAAGTCGAGAAGTGAGAACAAGGACGATTCCACAAAAGAAGGATGCAGTAAACAGGAAGATACCAAAATGgcggaacaaaatggcgatgatgaatttgaaaaattacgtTTGGAACGTGAAAAAGAACGCCAGGAGCGTAAGAAGCAGCAGCAAATTACTCTTGAATCACTTAACATACCACAAGGATCCATGGATGTAGATGCATTGCTTGAGCAGCTTGTGACAAATATTACGGAGCAGGTTAATCAGCGCCTctag
- the LOC129795048 gene encoding protein artemis-like, with amino-acid sequence MSTFPGPLVEFPGVSVDRFDGENRENSVFFLSHCHTDHMVGLHLGALPGPLYVSEISAVILRQRYPQLEDVRTLEIGVETEVQLKNGSVRVTAIPAGHCPGSVMFLFEAPTFRVLYTGDFRLREKDVRNIRVFERIRGKLDNVYVDSTFLCKSYEDFPSRSVSTKTIVDLIEEWTAKSEEHIVWLKTPAHYGSEFLFKEIHKRTRMPLHIEPWNMADYAYIPDMDGVFTVDEKQSQIHACWKPGCPVVRSNGKKVRKILPTAMFWTNWKESRDFVKMTNFNIRVCYSSHSSMRELRDFITFLRPASVKLNVIQESKKTEMYNALRKILAQVDADKEKEVAEDPAAETPAAEEPEIISFKNIKFRDKQDVEFSMNSEEEPDEAPTFIPKRKKR; translated from the exons ATGAGTACCTTTCCTGGACCCCTTGTGGAGTTTCCTGGTGTATCAGTTGATCGTTTTGATGgtgaaaatcgtgaaaattccGTGTTCTTCCTATCCCATTGTCACACGGATCATATGGTTGGTTTGCATTTGGGAGCACTTCCTGGCCCACTGTATGTGAGTGAGATTTCCGCTGTGATCCTCCGACAGAGATATCCCCAATTGGAGGATGTTAGAACGTTGGAAATTGGCGTGGAGACGGAAGTTCAGCTGAAGAATGGAAGTGTGCGTGTTACGGCAATCCCTGCTGGGCATTGTCCAGGATCTGTGATGTTCCTCTTTGAAGCACCCACATTCCGTGTTCTCTATACGGGAGATTTCCGTCTCAGGGAGAAGGATGTGCGGAATATTCGGGTTTTTGAGCGAATTCGCGGGAAGCTGGATAACGTCTATGTGGACTCAACATTCCTCTGCAAAAGCTACGAGGATTTCCCCTCCCGGTCTGTCAGCACAAAGACCATTGTGGATTTAATTGAGGAATGGACAGCAAAGTCTGAGGAGCATATTGTGTGGCTGAAGACTCCAGCTCACTACGGATCGGAATTTCTCTTCAAGGAGATCCACAAACGCACCCGGATGCCCCTTCATATTGAGCCATGGAATATGGCTGATTATGCGTACATCCCTGACATGGATGGTGTGTTCACGGTGGATGAGAAACAGAGTCAAATTCACGCGTGCTGGAAACCCGGATGTCCCGTCGTGAGGAGCAACGGAAAGAAAGTTCGTAAGATTCTCCCAACAGCCATGTTCTGGACAAACTGGAAGGAATCTCGAGACTTTGTGAAGATGACTAATTTCAACATTCGCGTCTGCTACTCCAGTCATTCCAGCATGCGGGAACTACGAGACTTTATTACCTTCCTGAGGCCAGCAAGTGTGAAATTGAATGTTATTCAGGAGTCCAAAAA AACTGAGATGTACAACGCTCtgaggaaaattcttgccCAGGTTGATGCAGACAAAGAGAAAGAAGTGGCAGAAGATCCTGCAGCTGAAACTCCTGCCGCTGAGGAACCTGAGATAATTTCCTTCAAGAACATCAAGTTCAGAGACAAGCAGGATGTGGAATTCTCCATGAATTCCGAAGAAGAACCTGACGAAGCTCCAACCTTCATCCCCAAGAGGAAGAAGCGATAG